The DNA region AGGATGCTGACGTGCACAAGCCTAGCGGGACTCCTGGTCCCCTGCGACCGTCCGACCGGACGGTGCACGACCGCCGGCGACGGCTCCGAGGACACCGTTCACGAAGCCCGCGGAGTCCTCGGTCGAGAGCGACTGGGCGAGCTCGACGGCCTCGGCGATCGCGACGGCGTCGGGCACCTCCGGGTTGAACCGGAGCTCCCAGACGGCCATCCGCAGGATGCAGCGGTCGAGGACCGGCATCCGGGCGATCGACCACCCCTGGGCGTGGTCGACGATGACGGAGTCGATCTCGTGACGGGCGTCGTCGACGCCCGTCACGATCTGCCGTGCGTAGTCCCAGCTCGAGGCGCGCTCGGGCTGGTCCAGGTGACGGACGGTCTCGGTCGCCAGGACGTCCGTGATCGGGAGCTCACGCACCTCGGCCACGTACAGCATGTCGAGGGCGCGCTTGCGGGCCTTCGAACGAGCACTCATACGGACGTCGCCTAGGAGTTGACGCGGCCGAGGAAGCTGCCGTCGCGCGTGTCGATCTTCACCGTGGTGCCGCTCTCGAGGTACAGCGGGACCTGGATGCGGTGGCCGGTCGCGATGATGGTCGCGTCCTTGGTGCCACCGGAGGAGCGGTCGCCCTGCAGACCCGGCTCGGTCTCGACCTCGGTCACGATCGACGTCGGGAGCTCGACGTAGAGCGGGTTGCCCTCGTTCATCGCGATCGTGACCATCGCGGACTCGAGCAGGTAGTTCTTCGCGTCGCCCACGACCGTCGCCGAGACCGGGATCTGGTCGTAGGTGTCGGTGTCCATGAACACGTACGAGTCACCGTCCTCGTAGAGGAACTGGTAGTCGCGGCGGTCGACCACGGCGGTGTCGATCTTCGCACCGGCGTTGAAGGTGCGGTCGACGACCTTGCCGGAGACGACGTTCTTCAGCTTGGTGCGGACGAACGCGCCACCCTTGCCGGGCTTGACGTGCTGGAACTCCACGACCGACCACAGCTGGCCGTCGATGATGAGAACGGCGCCGTTCTTGATGTCAGTGGTACTGGCCATGAGTCTTCGGTGTCCCGTTCGGTCGTGTTGTGAAAGGTCTTCGGGCCGCGCTGGGCCCCGGACGAGTGTAGCGGACGCCCGCCCGTCGCCATCAGCGCCGTCGCCGGGCGCGCCAGGAGTCGATCGCCGCCCAGCCGAGCAGCACCACGGCCGCTCCCCCGAGCAG from Curtobacterium sp. MCJR17_020 includes:
- the nusB gene encoding transcription antitermination factor NusB gives rise to the protein MSARSKARKRALDMLYVAEVRELPITDVLATETVRHLDQPERASSWDYARQIVTGVDDARHEIDSVIVDHAQGWSIARMPVLDRCILRMAVWELRFNPEVPDAVAIAEAVELAQSLSTEDSAGFVNGVLGAVAGGRAPSGRTVAGDQESR
- the efp gene encoding elongation factor P; translation: MASTTDIKNGAVLIIDGQLWSVVEFQHVKPGKGGAFVRTKLKNVVSGKVVDRTFNAGAKIDTAVVDRRDYQFLYEDGDSYVFMDTDTYDQIPVSATVVGDAKNYLLESAMVTIAMNEGNPLYVELPTSIVTEVETEPGLQGDRSSGGTKDATIIATGHRIQVPLYLESGTTVKIDTRDGSFLGRVNS